One part of the Rutidosis leptorrhynchoides isolate AG116_Rl617_1_P2 chromosome 1, CSIRO_AGI_Rlap_v1, whole genome shotgun sequence genome encodes these proteins:
- the LOC139848412 gene encoding uncharacterized protein — MLGSIDCMHWAWAKCPIAWRGQYMRDDHSYPTIMLEAVASYDNWIWHAYFGVAGSNNDINVLNTSDLFNSMLNEEMPDVPYQINGVHYSRGYYLADGIYPTWAAFVKGFSSAVDEQRTYFTKKQASARKDVERTFGILQGRWHILQQPARAYEVNIMRQLMYTCIVIHNIIIEDNGYNLAENDWVVEPVQHIQRTWIDRCDARARRTRELRDREVHEGIRSDLVEHLWDLRDDL; from the coding sequence ATGTTGGGTAGTATAGATTGTATGCACTGGGCATGGGCAAAATGTCCGATTGCGTGGAGAGGACAGTATATGCGAGACGATCACAGTTACCCAACTATTATGCTTGAAGCGGTCGCCTCGTATGATAATTGGATTTGGCATGCGTATTTTGGTGTAGCGGGTTCAAACAACGATATTAATGTGCTAAACACTAGTGATTTGTTCAACTCAATGCTTAATGAGGAAATGCCCGACGTTCCTTATCAAATAAACGGGGTTCATTACAGCAGAGGGTATTATTTAGCTGACGGTATTTACCCAACTTGGGCGGCATTTGTTAAGGGATTTTCAAGTGCCGTTGACGAACAACGTACTTACTTTACAAAGAAACAAGCGAGCGCTCGCAAAGATGTTGAAAGAACGTTTGGGATCCTACAAGGCCGTTGGCATATTCTTCAACAACCCGCACGAGCTTACGAAGTGAATATAATGAGACAACTAATGTACACGTGCATCGTGATACACAACATCATTATCGAAGATAATGGATACAACCTTGCTGAGAATGATTGGGTAGTTGAGCCCGTCCAACATATACAACGTACGTGGATCGATAGGTGTGACGCTCGTGCAAGAAGAACAAGGGAGTTACGTGATAGAGAAGTGCATGAAGGCATACGATCTGATTTGGTTGAACATTTGTGGGATCTTCGTGACGACTTATGA